The following coding sequences lie in one Numenius arquata chromosome 27, bNumArq3.hap1.1, whole genome shotgun sequence genomic window:
- the LOC141475996 gene encoding feather keratin 4-like → MSSYRQMISSRCLAPCEVACPQPMANAWNQPCVTSCGDSRAVIHPPPVVITFPGPILSSCPQESIVGSSAPSSIGSFVGSMSSLGASGSYGSRSLYNYGRPYSSYGSSAYGFGSCRPC, encoded by the coding sequence ATGTCATCCTACAGACAGATGATCAGCTCCCGCTGTCTTGCACCCTGCGAGGTGGCCTGCCCGCAGCCCATGGCCAACGCCTGGAACCAGCCCTGTGTTACATCCTGTGGCGATTCGAGAGCCGTGATCCACCCACCACCTGTggtcatcaccttcccaggccccATTCTCAGCTCCTGCCCTCAGGAGAGCATCGTGGGCAGCTCAGCACCATCCAGCATTGGGAGCTTTGTTGGATCCATGAGCTCTCTGGGTGCCAGTGGCTCCTATGGCTCTCGGAGCTTGTACAATTATGGGAGGCCATATTCTTCCTATGGATCCAGTGCTTATGGTTTTGGGAGCTGCAGACCGTGTTAA
- the LOC141475855 gene encoding feather keratin 4-like translates to MSFSSQQLSSRCFPPCEVTCPQPYTNAWNQPCVTSCGDSRAVVYPPPVVITFPGPILSSCPQESIVGSSSPVELGRPRGLQGSLVYGGSLSSCSSSSGQLWSQRYGGCGPC, encoded by the coding sequence AtgtccttctccagccagcagctcagctctcGCTGCTTTCCACCCTGCGAGGTGACCTGCCCGCAGCCCTACACCAACGCCTGGAACCAGCCCTGCGTCACCTCCTGCGGGGACTCCCGGGCCGTGGTCTACCCACCACCCGTggtcatcaccttcccaggccccatcctcagctcctgcccTCAGGAGAGCATTGTGGGCAGCTCTTCCCCAGTTGAGCTGGGCCGCCCCAGGGGTCTGCAGGGCTCCCTTGTCTACGGGGGCTCCttgtcctcctgctcctcctcctctggccagctctggagccagcgCTATGGGGGCTGTGGGCCATGCTAA